The following is a genomic window from Meiothermus sp. QL-1.
TCCGCCGGTAAGCCGCCGCACCTCCTTGAACCACTCGGGCTGGCTGTAGTCCACCACCTCGTCGGCCCCTAGGGCCCGGGCCTGGGCCAGTTTCGCCTCGCTGCCGGCCGCGGCGATGACCCGGGCCCCGTAGAGCTTGGCGATCTGGATGGCAGCCACCGAAACCCCCGAGCCCGCCGCCATCACCAGCACGTCCTCCCCCGGCCTTACCTGCAGCCTGTCCACCACCATCTGCCAGGCAGTAAGGAAAGTGAGGGGCACCGCGGCAGCCTCCACAAAGCTCAGATTTTCGGGCTTGGGCAACACGTTAGCCGCAGGTACCACCACGAACTCGGCGTACCCTCCCCAGCGGTGTTCCCCCAGAATCTGGTAGTCGGGGCAAAGGTTATCCTGCCCCGCCAAGCAACGCTCGCAGCGCCCGCAGGAAACCCCCGGGTTGACCACCACCGCCTGGCCCGGCACCAGGCCGCTCACCCCCGGCCCCACCGCCTCGACCACGCCGGCCACATCGCAGCCCAGGATGTGCGGCAAAGGAAGCTTGGGGCTGGCCACGCCCTTGCGCACCCAGATGTCCAGGTGGTTGAGGGCCACCGCCCTGACCTGGACCCGCACCTGGCCCGCTTCCGGCGGAGGGTCGGGCACCTCGCCGTACCGCAGGACCTCAGGCCCCCCCCGGGCCTCCATCCGCACGGCTCGCATACGCAGGGCCATTCTGACACCGGCGACGAGGAGCGTCAAACCCCAATAAAATGGCGGCGTGGAGCCCCTATCCGAAATCGAGGTGCGGGTGCTGGGCACCCTGATTGAAAAACAGTTCGCCACACCGGAGAACTACCCGCTGACCGAGAACGCCATCCGGCTCGGGGCCAACCAGAAGAACAACCGCAACCCGGTGATGAGCCTGAGCGAGGCCGAGGTGCGGGAAGCGCTGGACGCTCTACAGCGCAAAAAACTCTGCGGCATGTTCCGCGAGCCGGGGGCTCGAGCGCCCAAATACCGCCAGTTCCTGGACCGGGAGTACCGCCTGGACCCCCCGGCCACCGTGCTGATGGCCCTCCTGATGCTGCGGGGCCCCCAGACCCTGGGAGAGCTTCGGGCCAGGGCTGAGAGCATGAACCACCGCTTCGCCAGCCTGAAGGAGGTGGAGGCGGTGATCGAGCGGCTGATGGAGCTGGCCCCCCAGCCCCTGGTGACCCGCCTCGAGCGCCGGCCCGGCGAGCGGGAGGCCCGCTACGCCCACCTGCTGGCAGGCGCACCCTCGCCGGTAGTACCGGCAGAGGCCAAGAGCGAGCTGGAAAAAAGGGTGGAGGCCCTCGAGGCCGAGCTGCGGGAGTTGCGCCGGTGGGTGGAGGAGCTAATAAAAAAAGGCGCCCCGTAGGGCGCCTTCATACCTTGGAAGGGAAGGACCCGCAGGATATCTCCTTAGAAAGGAGGTGATCCAGCCGCACCTTCCGGTACAGCTACCTTGTTACGACTTAGCCCCAGTCATGAGCCTTACCCTAGGCGCCTGCCTGTGGCTCCCAGCGACTTCAGGTAAAGCCCAC
Proteins encoded in this region:
- a CDS encoding zinc-binding dehydrogenase, whose product is MRAVRMEARGGPEVLRYGEVPDPPPEAGQVRVQVRAVALNHLDIWVRKGVASPKLPLPHILGCDVAGVVEAVGPGVSGLVPGQAVVVNPGVSCGRCERCLAGQDNLCPDYQILGEHRWGGYAEFVVVPAANVLPKPENLSFVEAAAVPLTFLTAWQMVVDRLQVRPGEDVLVMAAGSGVSVAAIQIAKLYGARVIAAAGSEAKLAQARALGADEVVDYSQPEWFKEVRRLTGGKGADAVVDHTGAVYWEGVIKATAWGGRICLVGASSGYEALTPLAHIFYRQLSILGSTMASKSRLYPILRWMVQGRLKPVVGAVLPLPQAADGHRLLEERRVFGKVVLEV
- a CDS encoding YceH family protein encodes the protein MEPLSEIEVRVLGTLIEKQFATPENYPLTENAIRLGANQKNNRNPVMSLSEAEVREALDALQRKKLCGMFREPGARAPKYRQFLDREYRLDPPATVLMALLMLRGPQTLGELRARAESMNHRFASLKEVEAVIERLMELAPQPLVTRLERRPGEREARYAHLLAGAPSPVVPAEAKSELEKRVEALEAELRELRRWVEELIKKGAP